Genomic window (Melioribacteraceae bacterium):
AAACCAGAATACGGCAACGCAATACGGAACGGTGCCTGCATCGGGAAGTTTGAACGTGAGCACAACAATTACCGGGTTAACCAATGGAACGCTCTATTATTACAAGCTTGTTGCCGTGGGAAACCGAAGCGCACCCGGCAAGATATTCCTAAGCAATCCTATCCCAACAAGCAATCTTAAACTGTGGCTGCGTGCCGATATGGCTATCACATCGGCAAGTTCAGCCGTTTCAGCGTGGGGAGATGTTTCAGGCTGGAACAACGATGCGTCGCAAGGCACAAGCGGCAATCAACCAACCGTTGCCGAGAGTGCAATCAATGCAAAACCAGCGCTGGCCTTTAATGGATCGACCAGCAAATTAACGTTGCCAACATCAACCAGCTTGGGACTACAAAGCACTCCGTATGAAATGTTTATCGTGGCAAAGTCAAGTTCAAGTGATATACAATTTTTAATAGCCGGTGGTGCGAATGAACAGTTTGAATATCATCTGAATGGTGTGGTAGGTGCGAGGTTTATTCCGGTTACTTCTTTGTATCTTGATAAAGGAACGGCTGGAGATTATATAGACGGCAATGCTCATGTATTTTCCGGCAGGGCAAGTTCGGGCGGTGGAACCATTCGTGTTGATGGTGTAGATGGCTTTTCATCGACAGGTAATTTACTTTCTTCAAACAGCGGAAATCTTTTACTTGGCGTTAGAAGTGATGGATCGTATTACTTTAACGGAAGTATTGCCGAAGTGATAATATATAGTGCCAATCTAAGCAGTGCAGATAGAAATACGGTTGAACAATATCTTGCAAACAGGTATGGAATAACAAGCGGCGCTTTACCTGTTGAGCTAACAAGCTTTACTGCAAGTAACACAAATGGAAAAGTTTTGCTAAATTGGCAAACAGCAACGGAAGTAAATAATTACGGATTTGAGATAGAAAGATGCAAGAAGCAAGAGGCTAGAAGCGAGACATGGGAGAAGATTGGATTTGTTCAAGGTCATGGAAACAGCAATTCACCAAAGAATTATTCCTTTACGGATTCAAACCCTCCAAGCGGAAAAGTTCAGTACCGATTAAAACAGATTGATTATGACGGACAGTTTGAATACAGTGAAATAATTGAAGCAACAATTGATTCGCCAACAAATTTTGCATTGGAGCAGAATTATCCAAATCCATTTAATCCGGTTACAACAATAAAATATTCAATTCCGAATGTAGGGACAGGGTTCTCCCTGTCCGTATTAAAGGTTTATGACATATTAGGCAACGAAGTAGCCACATTAGTAAATGAGCCACAACCGGCGGGCAATTACGAAGTGAAGTTTGATGCCCGTAATGCTGAGCATGGTCCAAGCATGGCAAGCGGTGTTTATTTGTACAAATTGCAGGTGGGCAGTTTTGTGCAGACAAAAAAGTTTGTATTGATGAAATAATTGATATCCATAGCTGTCGAGTCATGGTTCACCGCAGGCGATGCAATGAAATATTCAATTGCATCGTATGTAGAAACGTCATATCCTGCAGAGTCGGGACAAGTTATGACGTCTCTACGTGTGTATGATGTTTTAGGCAGTGAAGTAGCCACATTAGTAAATGAGTTACAACCAGCTGGTAATTATGAAGCACATTTTGTTGCCAGCCAACTTGAGAGTGGTGTTTATTTTTATATATTACATGCGTGCGTTTTTTACAGAGCCGAAGAATGATTCTACTTAAGTGATTTTACTTAATTGATAAGTATTACAATTAATAGCGGTTAATGGGAGTACGCAAATATTTATCGGTTACACAAAACGGTAAATATTGAATGCAACAACAATCGTTTTGGAACTATATATGAAAGGGGTACTGTTTTTTGCAGTTGGATTTTACATTTTGTTTACTTTTTCTCTTTTTGCTCAAACACCAACATTGCAAACCCAAGCGCCAGATATTAATAATACCTATGTATATGATAGTCTCTCAACCGTGAGGTTTGGAGCAAATGTTACTTTTAATGGTGTTGTCAATCCCAACGGCTTAAACTGTAATGTATATTTTGAATATGGACCCACTACCGAATATGGCAAACTTATTTTAGCCGCAACTAACCTAAGCGGCACAGATAATGTCCCGGTATCTGCTGCATTGGTTCTTTATAATTGCGGTGATTTATACCATTACCGTGTAAAGGTATTTACGCCAAACGGCTCTTATTGCGGTCAAAACAACACTTTTGTACCGGGGATTGATCCGACATTTAAAATCAGATTCACACCCCGATGTTCTGATGATCTAAATACAACTACGATAGATGTTATCAATAACAATAATTTTGATGTTTCACTTACAATGACGGATGGAAGCAATACTACAACACAAACAATTACTCCATCAAGTTACTACAGTTTTGTATGCAACAAAAATAGTACGGTAAGCTTTTATTATAACTACACAAACCCGGCAGGTACTACTACTTATTCGCATTTGTTTCGGCAGATGCCAACTAACAACCTCACTTGCAATGATGTTTTAGATCCTATAAACCAAATTGTAATCCAAATGCTTAGGGGGTACAATGGTAACAAAGAGAGTATAGTATATCAAATAATTAATAATAATGATAGAGATGTTAACATAATGTATTCAGCGGGAGAACATCAGAGCATTAAAATTATTCCTCAAAACAGTAATATTTATTTACGTCTTCCATACTCAGCAGTAGATTTTTATTATAATAATATTATTGTAGCTTCGTTTCCTCCGGCACTTTTTAGAGATTATAATACTGCATATGTAACTGCAACGCCTTTATACACTGATGGAACCACTGTTAGGTTCTCTTTTCAAAACAATAAGATTATTCTTTCAAGTTCCCCTGAAACACCCGGAGTGGGTGAACAAGTATTCTTAAATAATGGAAGTATTTCTCCTAATCAAGTGGTTTTTACGAAATATTTAAATGTGGTTGGTTCTTTCCCGCACAGAGATTATGAAATGTATATTACTGACGGCGCTATTAGCAATGTGCAAATCAATTCACGTTATACAGAATTGCCGTATGGCGGCACATTAGTACCGGGCATGTCAGTTTTAACTGCAGCTCCAAATGTTTTTACAATTGATGGAAAGCAGTACACAAAGCCAGTTAAGATTTCATCAAATGTATCCTGGACGTTAACAAAAAGACAATCATGGATGTCTTTAAACAAAACATCGGGCTCCGGTAACGATACTCTTCTTGTTGCAATTGAGTTAAATAACACCGGTAACACGAGGAGAGATACAATTACTCTTAGCGATGGATACAATTCCAGATACATTGTTGTAACACAATATTCATTGCCAACTGTGAATCTAAAGCTGCATCTTGTTTCTGATGAAGGAGTACTAACTAACGGAACTGCAGTAACAAACTGGAATGACCAATCCGGTAATGGAAATAATGCTTATCAAAATACCGTTGTTAACCAGCCAGCCTATGTTCAAAATTCTATGAACGGTTTACCCGTTATACGTTTCAATGGATCTAATTCGACTATGCTGCTGCCTACTTCTTCAAGTCTAGGAATTCAAGACAATCCATATGAAATTTTTATTGTGGCAAAATCGAGTTCAGGCAATGTTCAGTTCTTAATTGCCGGTGGCGTTAATGAACAATTTGAATATCACCTAAATGGAGCGGCAGGTGCCAGATTCATTCCTCTTACTTCAAATTATCTGGATATAGGAACAGCAACAAATTACACAAACGGACAAGCACATGTTTTTTCAGCAAGAGCATCATCATCTGGCGGTGCTGTTAGAATAGATGGAATTGATGGTGGAACCTCAAGCGATAATATTCTTTCATCTAATTCGGCTAATCTACTTCTTGGTGTAAGAAGTGATGGAACTTACTATTTGAACGGAGATCTTGCGGAAGTAATAATTTATAACACGAATTTAAACGCGCCGGATAGAAGCGCTGTTGAGCATTACCTCGCTGAGAGATACAATATGACAGGTGGAGCTTTGCCGGTTGAACTGACTTCTTTTAGTGCAGAGTGCAGAGTGCTGAGTGCAGAGTTGAAATGGCAAACAGCAACAGAGGTGAATAATTACGGATTTGAAATAGAAAGATGCAAGAAGCAAGAGGCTAGAAGCGAGACATGGGAGAAGATTGGATTTGTTCAAGGGCATGGAAACAGCAATTCACCAAAAAATTATTCATTTGTAGATTTGAATCCACCAAGTGGCAAAGTACAATATAGATTAAAGCAAATAGATTTTAACGGCATGTATGAATACAGTAATATTATTGAAGTAAATGTTGAAGCCCCAACACAATTTAGCTTGCATCAAAATTATCCCAATCCATTTAATCCGGTTACAACAATAAAATACTCGATTCCATCTGATGTAGAGACCTCATATCCCGAAAAATCGGGACAAGTTATGACCTCTTTACGTATATATGACATATTAGGTAAAGAAGTAGCGGTTCTTGTGAACGAAAGACAGTCAGCCGGTAATTATGAAATTAAATTTGACGGTTCTAATCTTGCAAGCGGTGTTTATTTGTACAAATTGCAATCGGGCAGTTTTGTGCAGACAAAAAAGTTTGTTTTAATGAAATAATTGATTTCCTAGCTGTTGAGAAATAGTTCTCTACAGCAATTCTTTCATACCGGACTTGCCAGTTCGTCTCTTTTTACAGTGGAATCCGGAATCTAAAACTAACAATTGAATTGGTTATAGCCTTGTCTGTTGAGAAATCGCTCTCGACAGTCGATGCAATAATTTTCGCCGGTCATTGAATTCTGCTCCTCCATTTTGGGTAAAATGAACAATCCTGACTCAAAATACGTTATAATCTACAAATAAGAGCTTATGTTTGTTTTAAGAGTTTGCTTAATTATATTTGTTTAGATTTTCTTACCTAATAGGGTTAATAAATGACAAAAGAGTATGATATTGCTATCATCGGCGGTGGACCGGGAGGATATGTTGCGGCAATTCGAGCGGCACAACTTGGTTTTAAAACCGTAGTAATTGATAAAGATAATTTAGGCGGAATTTGTTTGAATTGGGGATGCATTCCTACAAAATCATTATTAAAAAATGCTGAGGTTTTTGATACAATTAAAAATCATTCAAATGATTTTGGAATTAAAGTAGAAGGGGTAAGTTTCGATTTTTCTAAGATAATAAAGCGAAGCCGCGATATTTCAGAAAAGATTACAAAAAATATTGAACTTCTTGTTAAAAAAAATAAGGTTGATAGAATTAGAGGTTTCGCAAAGTTGGTATCAAAGAATGATATTAGTGTGCATGATAATGATGGAAAAGTGATAGAATCTGTTTCCGCAGACAAAATAATAATTGCTACAGGTGCCCGCCCCAAAATATTGCCTAATATTCCGGTGGATCGAAAAAATATAATCACTTCAACCGAAGCTATGAATTTACCCGAACAGCCAAAATCATTAATCATAATTGGTGCGGGAGCAATCGGGATTGAGTTCGCATATTTCTATTCTGTACTCGGTACTAAAGTTACGATTATTGAGATGATGGATAATATTCTTCCTATAGAGGATAAAGAAGTTTCTGAAACACTTGCGAAGAATTTCAAGAAAAGGGGAATTGAAATTCACACATCAGCCAAAGTTGAAAGTGCAGTCGTAAATAATGGTGAGGTAATTGTAACAATCGATAAAGTCGGAAAAAAAGTTGAACTCAAAGCCGAAAAAGTTCTGAGCGCTATAGGCGTTACCGGAAATATTGAAGGATTTGGATTAGAAGAATTAGGGATTGAACTTTATAAAAATCATATTAAAGTTGATAAGAAAAATTATCAAACAAATATTCCTAATATTTACGCAATTGGTGATGTAATTGGTCCGCCTTGGCTCGCGCATGTTGCTTCCGCGGAAGGAATAGCGTGTATCGAGAATATTAAGGGACTTCACACTGTGCCGGTTGATTATGAAAATATTCCCGGTTGCACTTATTGTAATCCGCAAGTAGCAAGTGTTGGAATGACTGAAGCAAAAGCCAAAGAATCTGGTTATGAATTAAAAATTGGTAAGTTCCCATTTATGGCGAGCGGAAAAGCCTTTGCCGCCGGAGATAGAGACGGTTTTGTTAAACTAATCTTTGATGCGAAATATGGAGAACTTCTCGGTGCTCATATTATTGGTCCCGAGGCAACCGAATTAATCGCAGAATTAGTTTTAGCCCGTTCTGTTGAAGCGACATATGAAACAATTATAAAAACAATTCATGCTCATCCAACTTTATCAGAATCAATAATGGAAGCGGCGGCTAACGCGTATGGCGAATCAATCCACATCTAAAATATTTGATTACTGCGATCTTGGTTTTATTGATTATAAGGAAGCCTGGGATCTCCAGAAGATTGTTTTTAATAAAAGATTGAGCGGCGAAATTCCAGATACATTTTTTATGCTCGAGCATCCTCATACTTACACTTTAGGAAAAGTTGCTGAGAAAGAAAATTTAATAACCAATGAAGAACAATTAAAAGAATTGGGAATTAAAGTTTATAATATTGACCGGGGTGGGGATATAACTTATCATGGTCCCGGACAAATTGTTGGTTACCCAATTATTAACCTAAAAGATTGGAAGGAAGATACGCATGAGTATCTTAGAGGACTGGAAGAGATAATGATTCAGACTTGCGCTCATTACGGTATTAGTTCTGAGAGAAATTCAAAATATACCGGTGTTTGGATTGGTAATAAAAAAATTGCCGCTATTGGTATTAAAGTGAGCAGATGGATTACAATGCATGGTTTCGCTTTTAATGTTAATACTGATCTCAATTATTTCGGGGGAATTATCCCATGCGGAATTAAGGATAAAGATGTAACTTCATTGAGTAGAGAATTGAATCGACAACTAGATATTCAAGAAGTTAAAGGAATACTTCTCCAAAACTTTCAAAAATATTTTGGTTATACCTCCTATAAATTGAATGATAGAAAGATTTATTCAGATAATTTTTTAACCATACCTTTGTAACTTGGCGGCTTCGCTTCCTCTATAGAGAACGTTAAGACACAAAGAAATAACAAAGGGAAATTGATGGCTAAAGAAACAAAAGAAATAGTAATCGAAAATAAAATAGTTGAAGGTCCTACCGGAAAAAATGGATCATTCGGCGGAATGACCAAAGATGAGCTAATG
Coding sequences:
- the lpdA gene encoding dihydrolipoyl dehydrogenase, translating into MTKEYDIAIIGGGPGGYVAAIRAAQLGFKTVVIDKDNLGGICLNWGCIPTKSLLKNAEVFDTIKNHSNDFGIKVEGVSFDFSKIIKRSRDISEKITKNIELLVKKNKVDRIRGFAKLVSKNDISVHDNDGKVIESVSADKIIIATGARPKILPNIPVDRKNIITSTEAMNLPEQPKSLIIIGAGAIGIEFAYFYSVLGTKVTIIEMMDNILPIEDKEVSETLAKNFKKRGIEIHTSAKVESAVVNNGEVIVTIDKVGKKVELKAEKVLSAIGVTGNIEGFGLEELGIELYKNHIKVDKKNYQTNIPNIYAIGDVIGPPWLAHVASAEGIACIENIKGLHTVPVDYENIPGCTYCNPQVASVGMTEAKAKESGYELKIGKFPFMASGKAFAAGDRDGFVKLIFDAKYGELLGAHIIGPEATELIAELVLARSVEATYETIIKTIHAHPTLSESIMEAAANAYGESIHI
- the lipB gene encoding lipoyl(octanoyl) transferase LipB, producing the protein MANQSTSKIFDYCDLGFIDYKEAWDLQKIVFNKRLSGEIPDTFFMLEHPHTYTLGKVAEKENLITNEEQLKELGIKVYNIDRGGDITYHGPGQIVGYPIINLKDWKEDTHEYLRGLEEIMIQTCAHYGISSERNSKYTGVWIGNKKIAAIGIKVSRWITMHGFAFNVNTDLNYFGGIIPCGIKDKDVTSLSRELNRQLDIQEVKGILLQNFQKYFGYTSYKLNDRKIYSDNFLTIPL
- a CDS encoding T9SS type A sorting domain-containing protein, producing MYITDGAISNVQINSRYTELPYGGTLVPGMSVLTAAPNVFTIDGKQYTKPVKISSNVSWTLTKRQSWMSLNKTSGSGNDTLLVAIELNNTGNTRRDTITLSDGYNSRYIVVTQYSLPTVNLKLHLVSDEGVLTNGTAVTNWNDQSGNGNNAYQNTVVNQPAYVQNSMNGLPVIRFNGSNSTMLLPTSSSLGIQDNPYEIFIVAKSSSGNVQFLIAGGVNEQFEYHLNGAAGARFIPLTSNYLDIGTATNYTNGQAHVFSARASSSGGAVRIDGIDGGTSSDNILSSNSANLLLGVRSDGTYYLNGDLAEVIIYNTNLNAPDRSAVEHYLAERYNMTGGALPVELTSFSAECRVLSAELKWQTATEVNNYGFEIERCKKQEARSETWEKIGFVQGHGNSNSPKNYSFVDLNPPSGKVQYRLKQIDFNGMYEYSNIIEVNVEAPTQFSLHQNYPNPFNPVTTIKYSIPSDVETSYPEKSGQVMTSLRIYDILGKEVAVLVNERQSAGNYEIKFDGSNLASGVYLYKLQSGSFVQTKKFVLMK